One stretch of Pyrenophora tritici-repentis strain M4 chromosome 4, whole genome shotgun sequence DNA includes these proteins:
- a CDS encoding FabG, Dehydrogenase with different specificities (related to short-chain alcohol dehydrogenase) → MSSEKGQFEQGHQPDVQHQEVPGLQSKLDPLPKVDELPTPEGGAEKYKAAGKLNGKRAIITGGDSGIGRSIAVLFAMEGADSFIAYLPEEEKDAQDTKKMVEEKGQKCYTLAVDLKAKENCKKVIDEAVKQMGGIDILVNNHAYQMMINDIHDLSEDQWLHTFDTNIHPFFYLSKYALPHMKRGATIINNASINAYIGRPDLLDYTSTKGAIISFTRGLSNQYVGRGIRVNAVAPGPVWTPLIPATMNDDAIKQFTAPIGRPSQPSEIATCFVFLASNDSSSISGQTIHANGGTIVNG, encoded by the exons ATGTCTTCTGAAAAAGGACAGTTCGAGCAGG GCCACCAGCCCGATGTTCAGCATCAAGAAGTACCCGGACTCCAGTCCAAGCTCGACCCTTTGCCCAAAGTCGATGAGCTTCCCACACCAGAGGGCGGCGCCGAGAAGTACAAGGCTGCTGGTAAGCTCAATGGCAAGCGCGCCATCATCACCGGCGGAGACTCTGGCATTGGACGCTCCATCGCTGTTCTCTTCGCCATGGAGGGAGCCGATAGCTTCATCGCATACCTCCCCGAAGAAGAGAAGGACGCACAAGACACCAAGAagatggtagaggagaagGGCCAAAAGTGCTACACACTCGCCGTGGACCTGAAGGCAAAGGAGAACTGCAAGAAGGTCATCGACGAGGCTGTCAAGCAAATGGGTGGCATTGACATCCTGGTCAACAACCACGCTTACCAGATGATGATCAACGATATCCACGACCTCTCAGA AGATCAGTGGCTCCACACCTTCGACACAAACATCCACCCCTTCTTTTACCTCTCAAAGTACGCCCTTCCACACATGAAGCGCGGTGCCACAATCATCAACAACGCCTCCATCAACGCCTACATTGGCCGTCCCGACCTCCTCGACTACACATCTACAAAGGGCGCCATCATCTCCTTCACTCGCGGTCTGTCAAATCAGTATGTCGGACGCGGCATTCGTGTCAACGCCGTTGCCCCTGGCCCCGTCTGGACACCGCTGATCCCTGCGACCATGAACGACGACGCTATCAAGCAGTTCACTGCGCCCATCGGCCGACCGTCGCAGCCTAGTGAGATTGCTACTTGCTTCGTCTTCTTGGCTAGCAATGATAGCAGCTCCATTAGTGGTCAGACTATTCATGCCAACGGTGGCACTATTGTCAACGGTTAA
- a CDS encoding DUF1421 multi-domain protein — protein MDGGFRQPAKLQKRKSRERQEFEQMSGGLSGQPAVNSSQPTSAVSASENMTSAEKEKRSKWRMSNPFSSKEKASKDGINHSQNEDAKEKEKEKARRDADSAYFSSERSSADPSLSNQARPVSGEQYVHPPTNHHVPPLPTTHTPSPNGHTQESLALPQQSLQSRSSHENVGREMYRDAGTGNIVTPNDRGNGSAQSIHTSGPSPPQPAPPQPDNHYHQGPGLSAQSAIPHNVTPPIPSSSHQQSGLVIPQDTHNDATSSPPIPAKNNIRHRVELDSVSPGVQRPNPMEESVTPVSPGSPTRANFSYPARAPPQGVPRQVPANGMPLQQYYPDQQHQHSDVPPVPPVPGQQQQQPRRSSIPQLPAYQQQQSGMPPLPRQQHPGHPSSLQPGNTNGTYNSGHDLQKQGTMANLKAAAAGIHGAGETLRGTFNDTFDRRNPNAHAKNQAVIDKGRSEIEAARARQYANTQQAANQPPTIPQHTQGSTAGLPQGSSGSPGKTAYQGPPVSGSQIEGKSGGGKLSNIMKKMKEGPAAGKEGAVR, from the exons ATGGATGGCGGTTTTCGACAACCAGCAAAACTTCAAAAGCGAAAGAGTCGAGAGCGACAGGAATTTGAACAGATGAGTGGGGGCCTCAGTGGTCAACCAGCAGTCAACTCGTCGCAACCCACCTCTGCTGTGTCTGCGTCCGAGAATATGACGTCTGCCGAAAAGGAAAAGCGTTCGAAATGGCGCATGTCTAACCCTTTCTCCTCGAAAGAGAAGGCGTCAAAAGATGGCATAAACCACAGTCAGAACGAGGACGCAAAAGAAAAGGAAAAAGAAAAGGCTCGCAGAGATGCTGATTCGGCTTACTTTAGTAGCGAGCGCAGCAGTGCCGACCCAAGCCTTTCTAACCAAGCGCGTCCAGTGTCTGGCGAGCAATATGTTCATCCACCCACAAACCACCACGTACCACCCTTGCCTACTACGCATACCCCATCACCGAATGGACACACCCAGGAGAGCCTCGCACTGCCTCAACAATCACTTCAGAGTCGCTCCAGCCATGAGAATGTGGGAAGGGAAATGTACCGTGACGCTGGCACTGGAAACATTGTTACC CCCAACGATCGGGGCAATGGCTCTGCGCAAAGTATACATACTTCAGGCCCTAGCCCACCACAACCAGCACCTCCTCAGCCTGACAACCATTACCACCAAGGTCCGGGTTTGTCAGCCCAATCCGCCATACCTCACAATGTGACTCCTCCAATTCCTTCAAGCAGCCATCAACAGAGTGGTCTTGTAATTCCACAAGATACCCATAATGATGCAACTTCCTCTCCGCCCATTCCAGCCAAAAACAATATACGACACAGAGTAGAACTGGACTCTGTTTCTCCAGGCGTCCAGCGGCCAAATCCCATGGAGGAGTCAGTCACTCCAGTGTCGCCTGGTAGTCCGACGCGTGCGAACTTTTCCTATCCAGCTCGGGCACCTCCTCAAGGGGTTCCTCGACAGGTTCCTGCTAATGGCATGCCACTACAGCAATACTATCCGGatcaacaacaccaacatTCGGATGTGCCGCCTGTTCCACCAGTTCCAgggcagcagcagcaacagccGCGGAGATCGAGCATTCCACAACTGCCAGCATACCAGCAACAACAATCTGGCATGCCACCGCTACCAAGGCAGCAGCACCCAGGTCACCCCTCTAGTCTACAGCCTGGTAACACCAACGGTACATATAACTCTGGTCATGATCTGCAGAAGCAAGGCACCATGGCGAACCTTAAAGCCGCCGCTGCCGGTATTCAC GGCGCAGGAGAAACTCTCCGCGGAACCTTCAACGATACCTTCGACCGTCGCAACCCCAACGCGCATGCCAAAAACCAAGCTGTAATCGACAAAGGGCGTTCGGAAATCGAGGCTGCAAGAGCCCGTCAATACGCAAACACGCAGCAAGCAGCGAACCAGCCGCCCACAATACCCCAACACACACAAGGGTCCACAGCTGGGCTTCCGCAGGGAAGCTCAGGCTCACCGGGCAAGACGGCGTATCAGGGTCCACCTGTCTCTGGTTCGCAGATTGAGGGTAAGAGTGGAGGTGGTAAATTGAGTAATATtatgaagaagatgaaggAGGGGCCGGCGGCAGGTAAGGAAGGTGCTGTGCGGTAG
- a CDS encoding Herpes-BLLF1 multi-domain protein, translating to MAETIGLIASVLQLAGTGLKLSQALYEYADAVASADRRIRDIAKEVRLTSFVIEELGSVFRQDDTSSVISDKAVQTANETMEECSVFFTEIEVTLNKSKKGKFGRLLLPFRDSKIELLRSHIDKLKSTLQLLMQVLTHAYQVWAMKIDREAEEKQREEIRQLLENKKNSTKRWEESLRNLSISDSSTAVDEDERSIDEEDGPTFGMVTIGSTMTRETLVLCVDSVRTLLEDIKILEQVISSNTPGDDCLEDHQRAVGSYFRARSQLDSVLLGGNSDSLRNNSNKNVEVRLSSSLYGSTNSLRKEGVSHNIPLQLPSQTSTHTTHSSSKLVYYGHHKLGAADSHVAQAGKLHDQHQIRNSIPKSPPMNLGGAKRRRTPQVAPHKPVSHSLPSSSSHGSPHKRPYIPTSAIYPPENSMNAHTSPGYAPTSPSHEATDEQTYIPISPTWAPTSPGYAPTSPLLSPGYSPASPAYSPTSPMSPGYSPTSDTNMPDRNTTEPNIETTSPSISSHAPATASTMPTPEHPNQEDKLTTTQETTVSIIKGDEVRHLSDATIEYTLMDDDLGLDLGDDVEVVDVDTSGAATEKEKKNSDNTRGDEIDELLREWTKVHM from the coding sequence ATGGCAGAGACAATAGGCCTGATTGCAAGTGTTCTACAACTGGCTGGTACAGGCCTGAAGCTTTCGCAGGCGCTGTATGAGTATGCGGATGCTGTGGCCTCTGCGGACCGTAGAATCAGGGATATCGCGAAGGAGGTCAGGCTCACAAGTTTCGTCATTGAAGAGCTGGGCAGTGTTTTCAGGCAAGATGACACGTCAAGCGTTATTTCAGACAAAGCAGTCCAGACAGCAAATGAGACCATGGAAGAATGCTCTGTCTTCTTTACAGAGATCGAAGTAACGCTGAACAAAAGCAAGAAGGGGAAATTCGGTCGTCTATTGTTGCCCTTCCGAGACAGCAAAATCGAATTACTGCGGAGCCACATTGACAAGCTCAAGAGTACGCTGCAGCTCTTGATGCAAGTGCTCACACATGCTTATCAAGTATGGGCGATGAAGATTGACCGCGAAGCTGAAGAAAAACAAAGGGAAGAGATTAGACAGTTGTtagagaacaagaagaaTTCTACGAAAAGATGGGAAGAGTCGCTGAGAAACTTAAGTATCAGCGATAGCAGCACTGCCGTCGATGAGGATGAGCGTTCAAttgacgaagaagatgggCCTACTTTCGGAATGGTTACGATTGGTTCAACCATGACACGTGAAACTCTTGTCCTCTGCGTAGACAGCGTTCGGACCCTACTGGAAGACATCAAGATTTTGGAGCAAGTTATCTCCAGTAATACCCCTGGAGATGACTGTTTAGAAGACCATCAGAGGGCTGTCGGGTCTTACTTCCGCGCTCGCTCTCAACTCGATTCCGTTCTGCTGGGCGGTAACTCGGACAGTCTCAGGAACAATAGCAATAAAAATGTGGAAGTAAGGCTTAGTTCCAGCTTATACGGTAGCACGAACTCGCTGCGAAAGGAGGGCGTCTCTCACAACATTCCACTTCAGCTGCCATCTCAGACCAGCACCCATACTACCCATTCCTCATCCAAACTTGTATACTATGGGCATCATAAACTTGGTGCAGCAGACTCGCATGTCGCGCAGGCAGGGAAATTGCATGACCAGCATCAGATCCGAAATTCGATTCCTAAATCACCACCCATGAATTTAGGTGGAGCAAAGCGGCGGAGGACACCCCAGGTAGCCCCACACAAGCCTGTCTCTCACAGCTTGCCTAGCTCTTCCTCTCATGGGAGTCCCCATAAGCGGCCATATATTCCGACATCGGCGATATATCCGCCAGAAAATTCCATGAATGCGCATACATCTCCTGGATATGCACCTACATCGCCTTCTCATGAGGCTACCGATGAACAAACATATATACCCATATCACCTACATGGGCGCCCACATCGCCTGGATATGCGCCTACATCACCACTGTTGAGCCCTGGTTATAGTCCAGCGTCACCTGCTTACAGCCCTACATCCCCTATGTCGCCTGGGTACAGCCCTACGTCAGATACGAACATGCCCGATAGAAATACAACCGAACCTAATATAGAGACAACCTCGCCATCAATCAGCAGCCATGCCCCGGCAACGGCGTCCACGATGCCAACTCCCGAGCATCCCAATCAAGAAGATAAACTCACAACCACACAAGAGACTACAGTCTCGATTATAAAGGGCGATGAAGTCCGTCACTTATCAGACGCCACGATCGAATACACGCTCATGGACGATGATCTTGGTCTTGATCTCGGTGACGATGTTGAAGTCGTGGATGTAGATACAAGCGGGGCTGCTACTgagaaagaaaagaagaacTCTGACAATACTAGGGGAGACGAGATTGACGAATTACTACGAGAATGGACAAAGGTACACATGTGA